Genomic window (Bacillus vallismortis):
ATGATGAAACAAATGCAAAAAATGCAAAAGGACATGGCGAAGGCTCAAGAAGAGCTTGCAGAACAGGTTGTTGAAGGAACTGCTGGCGGCGGTATGGTTACAGTAAAAGTGAACGGCCAAAAAGAAGTCCTGGATGTTATTATCAAAGAAGAAGTCGTTGATCCCGAAGATATCGATATGCTTCAAGATTTAGTGCTTGCTGCAACGAATGAAGCTTTGAAAAAAGTTGACGAGATCACAAACGAAACAATGGGTCAATTTACAAAGGGAATGAACATGCCAGGTTTATTCTAGGGGGATAAAAGAACATGCAATATCCTGAACCAATATCAAAGCTGATTGACAGCTTTATGAAATTGCCAGGGATCGGACCGAAAACAGCGGTTCGTCTGGCTTTTTTTGTTCTAGGTATGAAAGAAGATGTGGTATTAGATTTTGCGAAAGCCTTAGTAAATGCGAAACGCAACCTGACATATTGTTCAGTTTGCGGGCATATTACAGATCAGGACCCATGCTATATTTGCGAAGATGCGCGCAGGGATAAGTCTGTTATCTGTGTTGTGCAAGACCCTAAGGATGTTATCGCTATGGAGAAAATGAAGGAATACAGCGGACAGTATCATGTTCTCCACGGCGCCATTTCTCCAATGGACGGCATCGGACCGGAGGATATTAAAATACCAGAATTGTTAAAACGATTACAGGATGATCAAGTGACAGAAGTGATTCTCGCGACAAACCCTAATATAGAAGGGGAAGCAACGGCGATGTATATATCAAGGCTCTTGAAGCCGTCTGGTATTAAGCTCTCCCGTATTGCCCACGGACTGCCCGTCGGCGGCGATTTGGAATATGCTGATGAGGTCACTCTTTCTAAAGCACTTGAAGGAAGACGTGAATTGTAAGGAGGAAAAAGCGATCCATGGGTTTTCTTCGCAAGAAAACATTGAGAAGAGAGTTTGATGAAAAACTAATTGAGCAGCTTTTTAAGCAAAAGGAAGAATGGAACAGGCAAAAAAAGCTGGTTGAAAAAAGCTTAGAACCGTCAGCTGAAGTGTTATACGAATTGAAAGTAGCTGAAGCGAAGTATTTTTTTTACTTGAGGGAAGCAAAGCGGCGAAATTTAAAAATCAGCCGGTGGAAGTAAGTGGTCTAAACTCCTGGATCTTCTCATAAGCTTGTACTAGAACAAGCGAAGGAGATGAGAAGATTCATGGAGCCTATTTTTATTATAGGGATTATTTTAGGACTGGTTATTCTTCTTTTTTTATCAGGTTCAGCTGGAAAGCCTTTAAAGTGGATTGGCATCACAGCTGTTAAATTTGTGGCGGGCGCTTTGCTGCTGGTTTGTGTAAATATGTTTGGCGGCAGTCTTGGCATTCATGTGCCGATTAATCTTGTCACAACAGCCATCAGCGGGATTTTAGGAATACCGGGAATAGCTGCATTAGTCGTCATTAAGCAATTTATTATTTAAATGATATTATATGTTGACTTTAATAATTGAAGGTGTTATTCTAGTATACGTCGCTGATGACGAATCGCTTTTTGAAAAGAAATTATTTTAAAAAAGTTATTGACTAAAGCGACAAGAAATGTTATGATTATAAAGTCGCCTTAAGAGCGATAACAAAGTTCTTTGAAAACTAAACAAGACAAAACGTACCTGTTAATTCATTTTTTTATAAATCGCACAGCGATGTGCGTAGTCAGTCAAACTAGATCTGCACGACGCAGGTCACGCAGGTGTCACCGCAGGATGCGGTGAACTTAACCTGTGATCCATTTTATCGGAGAGTTTGATCCTGGCTCAGGACGAACGCTGGCGGCGTGCCTAATACATGCAAGTCGAGCGGACAGATGGGAGCTTGCTCCCTGATGTTAGCGGCGGACGGGTGAGTAACACGTGGGTAACCTGTCTGTAAGACTGGGACAACTCCGGGAAACCGGGGCTAATACCGGATGCTTGTTTGAACCGCATGGTTCAAACATAAAAGGTGGCTTCGGCTACCACTTACAGATGGACCCGCGGCGCATTAGCTAGTTGGTGAGGTAACGGCTCACCAAGGCAACGATGCGTAGCCGACCTGAGAGGGTGATCGGCCACACTGGGACTGAGACACGGCCCAGACTCCTACGGGAGGCAGCAGTAGGGAATCTTCCGCAATGGACGAAAGTCTGACGGAGCAACGCCGCGTGAGTGATGAAGGTTTTCGGATCGTAAAGCTCTGTTGTTAGGGAAGAACAAGTACCGTTCGAATAGGGCGGTACCTTGACGGTACCTAACCAGAAAGCCACGGCTAACTACGTGCCAGCAGCCGCGGTAATACGTAGGTGGCAAGCGTTGTCCGGAATTATTGGGCGTAAAGGGCTCGCAGGCGGTTTCTTAAGTCTGATGTGAAAGCCCCCGGCTCAACCGGGGAGGGTCATTGGAAACTGGGGAACTTGAGTGCAGAAGAGGAGAGTGGAATTCCACGTGTAGCGGTGAAATGCGTAGAGATGTGGAGGAACACCAGTGGCGAAGGCGACTCTCTGGTCTGTAACTGACGCTGAGGAGCGAAAGCGTGGGGAGCGAACAGGATTAGATACCCTGGTAGTCCACGCCGTAAACGATGAGTGCTAAGTGTTAGGGGGTTTCCGCCCCTTAGTGCTGCAGCTAACGCATTAAGCACTCCGCCTGGGGAGTACGGTCGCAAGACTGAAACTCAAAGGAATTGACGGGGGCCCGCACAAGCGGTGGAGCATGTGGTTTAATTCGAAGCAACGCGAAGAACCTTACCAGGTCTTGACATCCTCTGACAATCCTAGAGATAGGACGTCCCCTTCGGGGGCAGAGTGACAGGTGGTGCATGGTTGTCGTCAGCTCGTGTCGTGAGATGTTGGGTTAAGTCCCGCAACGAGCGCAACCCTTGATCTTAGTTGCCAGCATTCAGTTGGGCACTCTAAGGTGACTGCCGGTGACAAACCGGAGGAAGGTGGGGATGACGTCAAATCATCATGCCCCTTATGACCTGGGCTACACACGTGCTACAATGGACAGAACAAAGGGCAGCGAAACCGCGAGGTTAAGCCAATCCCACAAATCTGTTCTCAGTTCGGATCGCAGTCTGCAACTCGACTGCGTGAAGCTGGAATCGCTAGTAATCGCGGATCAGCATGCCGCGGTGAATACGTTCCCGGGCCTTGTACACACCGCCCGTCACACCACGAGAGTTTGT
Coding sequences:
- the recR gene encoding recombination protein RecR, translated to MQYPEPISKLIDSFMKLPGIGPKTAVRLAFFVLGMKEDVVLDFAKALVNAKRNLTYCSVCGHITDQDPCYICEDARRDKSVICVVQDPKDVIAMEKMKEYSGQYHVLHGAISPMDGIGPEDIKIPELLKRLQDDQVTEVILATNPNIEGEATAMYISRLLKPSGIKLSRIAHGLPVGGDLEYADEVTLSKALEGRREL
- a CDS encoding YbaB/EbfC family nucleoid-associated protein, with protein sequence MRGGMGNMQKMMKQMQKMQKDMAKAQEELAEQVVEGTAGGGMVTVKVNGQKEVLDVIIKEEVVDPEDIDMLQDLVLAATNEALKKVDEITNETMGQFTKGMNMPGLF
- the bofA gene encoding sigma-K factor-processing regulator BofA — translated: MEPIFIIGIILGLVILLFLSGSAGKPLKWIGITAVKFVAGALLLVCVNMFGGSLGIHVPINLVTTAISGILGIPGIAALVVIKQFII
- a CDS encoding YaaL family protein, producing MGFLRKKTLRREFDEKLIEQLFKQKEEWNRQKKLVEKSLEPSAEVLYELKVAEAKYFFYLREAKRRNLKISRWK